The genomic region CAGAGCGGCCAGGAGCCCCCCGGGGTGCCGCCGAACCGCAGCGCGCAGCCCGGGTACGAGGCCCAGGTGTTCCGGTGGGTCTTCGGGTACGTGGACGCCGGCGGTACCTGCGCCTATCCGTAGAACGGGGCTGCGCCCCGCCCCGCCAGGCGAAGCCCGGCGGGGCCCCACCCTGCTGAGCCGGAGCCGAGCGCGCGGCGCGCCTCGCTCCGCTCGGCGCTTGCGCGCTGTCCGGCGGGGAGGGGCGCTGCCCTCCCCGCGTTCCGTGGGGCCCCTCCCCGCGCCGCGGTGAGCCGGCGCCCAGCTACTCCTTCGCGACCGCCTCGCGGGCGTGGCGGAAGGCCTCGGCCGCGCCGGAGGCGAGCTGCGCCTGCTCCTCCGCGAAGCGGTTGACCTGCGCCGCGTAGGCGCGGTGCAGGGCCATCATGGCGTCACGCGCGGCGGCCATCTCGCGCCGCTCGGTGAGCCCGAACTCGCCGGCCCGGTCCACGTCCAGCCGGCAGCGGTCCGAGAGGTCGTCCACCCGGACCTCCCAGTCGCGCGCCCACTGGTTCCAGTCGCCGAGGGGGTCCCGCCGGTCCACGCCGCTCGCGAGCGCCCAGGCCCGCTGGGATTGCTCGCGATGGAGGGCCTCGAGCTCGGTCAGGCAGACCCGCAGCATGGCGCGGGTGGGAAGCTCGGTCTGGGCGAGCTTCTGCCGCGCCGGGCCGCGCAGGTTCTGGACGATGCTGGCAATGAGCAGGGTCGCCGCGACCAGGATCACCGCGAAGTAGAAGATCCACATCGCGGCGCGGAAGGGACGGAGCCTCGGGTCGCGCGGCGGCACCGCGCGACTGTGCCACCGGGGGCCCGGAGCGTAAAGGAGATTGGCGGCGAGCCGCTACGCGCCCGGGTGTTGTGACCGCGGGTAGAGCACCGCGAGGAAGGTGCTCGGCTGCCGGCTCACCGCCGCGCGCAGGCAGCGCAGGTAGCAGGCCGGCCCCCAGAGGCGGAGGATGGTGAAGGAGTGACGGAGCACGTCCCGGCCGGTGATGGTTCCCTGCACGGTCCGACTGCTTTGCATACGCAATGCCGGGGCATTGGCCGCGCTGACCCGCTCTTTTCGAGCACCTGGCGCGCGCTCCCGGGCAGGGCGTCGCCGCGACTGTCGAATTTCCCGTGGGCGCGAAGAAGGGATTACACGCCCCGCGCGGCCCGGAACTTATTTCAGATGTGAAACGCGATTGCGAAATTGAAAGACGTCAACAGCAGCCGCAAGCCGTAGGAACGACCGAGAACCCCGTGGTGACGGGCGTTTGTACCGACCCGCCGGGGTGGCCTGGCGCTTGCTCGTTATCTGGTCCGAAGCGCAACGTGGTCGTCGAGGGGACCCCCCCCGCACCTCTCTGACGATCGTTGCGCTTCTTTTTTTTGGGCGCTCCCGGTGCGCGGCTCGACAACTGGCCCGCACCTCTCCGACAAGGCCCGCACCGGGAGCGGCCAGCTTCCCCCCCAGCCTCAGCGACGCCCGACCCTCCGCTCCAGATCGGCGGGGGTGAGCTCGAACACCACCGGGCGCCCGTGCGGGCAGCGAGCCTTGAAGCTCACCGCGTCGAGGCCGTCGAGCAGCGCCCGCGCCTCCTCGCGCGTGAGGTCCTCGTGGGCCCGCACGGCCGAGTGGCAGGCCATGGTGGCGAGGAGGTCGTGGAAGGCCAGGTCCACCGCGGTCCCCTTCCCCACCGTCTCGAGCTGCTGGGCGAGGTCGCGCAGCAGCGACGGCAGGTCGGCGCCCGCGAGCTGGGCCGGCGCCCCCTTCACCGCGAAGGCGTCGCCGCCGAAGGGCTCGAGGTCGAGCCCGAGCGCGCGGACCTCCTCGGCCGCCCCCTCGAGCGCCCGGGCGAGCGGCGCCGGGAGCGTCACGATCTGCGGGATGAGCAGCGGCTGCACCGGGATGGCCCGGGCGCGGTGCGCCTCGAGGAGCTGGTGGAAGAGCTGCCGCTCGTGGCTCGCGTGCTGGTCGATGACCACGAGCGTGCCGCCGGGCGCCTCGCAGAGCAGGTAGGTGCGGGCGTGCTGGCCGATGTAGCGGAGCGAGGCGAAGTAGCCGGCCGGGGCGGCCGCCTCGCCGGGCACGGCGGCAGGCGGCGGGTCGAAGCGGAAGGCGTGGTTCGGGCCCGCCGCGGCCTCGGCCGGCGCGCCGAAGCTCCGCTCGGCGCCGAGTGCGCGGGCCGCCTGGAGGACCTCGGCCACCTCCTCGCCGGCCGCAGGGAGCACGAGCTCCTCGAGGCCGGAGCCAGGGGACCCCGGCACGCCCGGGAGCGCGGCCGGCCCGGCCGGCGCCCGGTGTCGCAGCCACGGCGCGGTCCGCAGCGCGTCGGCGACGACGTGGAAGAGCGCGTCCTGCGCCTCGCGCGGCTCGGCGAAGCGGACCTCCAGCTTCTGCGGGTGGACGTTCACGTCCACGCGGCCGGGGGGCAGGTCGAGGAAGAGGATCGCCGCCGGGTGGCGGCCCGGCGGGAGCGTCCCGGCGAAGGCCCGCAGGACCGCGTGCGCGGCGCTCCGGTCGCGGACGTACCGGCCGTTCACGAAGAGGTAGAAGGCGCGGCTCGTCGCCTCCGAGTGGTCGGGCGAGGTGACGAGGCCTCGCACCCGCACCCCCGCCCGCTCGCCGTCGAGCTCGACCAGGTGGCGGGCCGCCTCGCGCCCGAGCGCCGCGAGCGCGCGGTCCCTCGGGGAGGCGTCCGGCGGGGAGGAGAAGGCGATCCGGCCGGCGGAGCGGAGCGTGAAGCCGACGTCGGGGCGGGCCAGGGCGAGCCGGAGCAGCGCCTCCGAGGCGTGGCCGGACTCGCTGGCCGGGGCGCGCATGAACTTGCGGCGCGCCGGCGTGTTGAAGAAGAGGTCGCGGACCTCGAGGGTGGTCCCCCGCCGCCGGGCGACGGCGGTCGTCTCCACGAGCGCGCCCCCCTCCAGCACGAGCCGGGTGCCCGCGCCGTCGTCGCCGGCGCAGGTGTCGATCCGCATGCGGCTCACGGAGGCGATGGCCGGGATGGCCTCGCCGCGGAACCCCATCGTCGCGATGGCGGCGAGCCCCTCCTGATCGCGGAGCTTGGAGGTGGCGTGGCGCTCGAGCGAGAGGAGCGCGTCCTCGCGGTCCATGCCGCTCCCGTCGTCGGCGACGCGCACCAGCGAGAGCCCGCCGTCCTCGATCTCCACCTGGACGGAGCGGGCCCCGGCGTCGAGGGCGTTCTCGCACAGCTCCTTCAGGACGCTGGCGGGGCGCTCGACGACCTCTCCGGCGGCGATCTGGTTGACGAGTCCGGGAGGGAGGACGGCGATTCGGGGCACGCGCCCTTCTACCACGCGCCCCCGGCGCCCCGGGAGGTCGCCCTCGAACAGCCTTTGACGGCCTCCGGAGGGGCGTCTATACAGGCAATCCGTGGCGGGTCGCCCTCGACAGAAGAAGCCCGCGCGCGCCCGCGAGAGCGCGCCGCCTTCGCGGCCGGCGCTCGGGAACGACCCGTTCCAGCGCGGCGCGGCGGCGAGGCCGGTCGCGCCGCCGCCTGCGGCCGAGCCGGTGACGATCGCGCCGCCCGCGCCCGCCGCTCCGGCCGAGCCGGCGACGACCGCCCCGGCCAGCCCCGCCGCCGCTCCGACCGGTTCCGCCGAGGGCGCGCCCGCCCCCGGCGCCGTCCCCGCTCCCGCCCCGGTCGAGCGCGCTCCGGCGCCGCCCTCTGCCGCGGTCGCCGCTCCTCCGGCGCCCCCCGCCCACGCTCCCGCGCGCCCGCCCGGCCCGCCGCGGCCGGCGCTACAGCCCGTCGCGCCCGCCGCCGCGCCCTCCTCGCCGGCCGCCAAGGCCGAGGGGCCCGGCGGCTTCCCTTTCGGCGAGCTGCGGCGCGTCTTCGCGCAGCTCCTGCCGGCGTTCCGCGAGCGGCTCGCGCAGGCCCGCCACTTCCTCGAGGGCGGGGCCGCGCTCGATCCCTGGGGGATGGACCCGGAGCTGCCGGAGCGGGCCTTCGCCCTGCTCGACTTCCTCTACGCCGCCTGGTGGCGCGTGGACGCGCGGCACGTGGAGCGGGTCCCGTCGAAGGGCGGCGCCGTCATCGTGGCGAACCACGGCGGGGCGCTGCCCTGGGACGCCCTCGTGCTCCGGCTCGCCCTGCTCCGCGACCACCCCGCCCACCGCGAGCTGCGGCCGCTGCTCGACGAGGCCTCGTTCCGCTCGGTCGTCGTGGGCAAGGCGGCGGCGCGCCTCGGGGCGGTCCCGGCGAGCCCCGAGAACGCGCAGCGGCTCCTCGCCGACGGGAAGCTGGTCGCGGCCTTCCCGGAGGGGAGCGCGGGCGGCGCGAAGCCCTGGTCCGAGCGGTACCGGCTGCAGACCTTCGGGCGGGGCGGCTTCGCCAAGGTGGCCCTCCGCGCCGGCGCGCCCATCGTGCCGTGCGCGGTGGTCGGCAGTGAGGAGTCCACCCCGCCCTTCTCGCGGGCCGGCTGGCTAGGGGACCTGCTCGGGCTGCCGCTCCTGGCGCTCGCGCCGGGGCTGCCGCTCGGCCCGGCCGCGCTGCTGCCCCTCCCCTCCCGCTGGTCGATCCGCTTCGGCGATCCGATCCCGACCGCCGGGCTGGGCGCCGACAAGGCGTCGGATCCCGCCACGGTGAACGCCCTCGCCGAGGAGGCGCGGGCCGCCGTGCAGCGGATGCTCGACGAGGACGTGGCGGCGCGCCGCTCGATCTTCCTGTAGCGGCGCCGCCCCCGACGTCAGCCGAGCACGAGCGCGGGGTCCGCGGCCGGCGCGCCGAGGAGCTCGTCGCGGTACTTCTCGTACCCGGGCCGGCCGAGGAGCCCCTGCGCGTAGCGCTTCCCCGCCTCCACGCCGGGCTGGTCGAAGGCGTTCACGCCGTAGAGGCCGCCGGCGTAGGCGGTGGCGAGCTCGAGGAACATGAGGAGCTGGCCGACCGTGCGCGGCTCGAGGCGCGGCAGCTCGATGGAGATCGTCGGCCGGCCGTTCTTGCGGAGGGCGGCGCCGGTGGCGCGCCGCTCCGCCTCGAGCAGCTCGCCCATCGTGTGGCCGCCGAGGTAGGCGAGGTCGGGGTGGCGGGCGTAGCCGGCCGGCAGCGGGATGGTGAGCTCGGC from Anaeromyxobacter paludicola harbors:
- the mutL gene encoding DNA mismatch repair endonuclease MutL, whose product is MPRIAVLPPGLVNQIAAGEVVERPASVLKELCENALDAGARSVQVEIEDGGLSLVRVADDGSGMDREDALLSLERHATSKLRDQEGLAAIATMGFRGEAIPAIASVSRMRIDTCAGDDGAGTRLVLEGGALVETTAVARRRGTTLEVRDLFFNTPARRKFMRAPASESGHASEALLRLALARPDVGFTLRSAGRIAFSSPPDASPRDRALAALGREAARHLVELDGERAGVRVRGLVTSPDHSEATSRAFYLFVNGRYVRDRSAAHAVLRAFAGTLPPGRHPAAILFLDLPPGRVDVNVHPQKLEVRFAEPREAQDALFHVVADALRTAPWLRHRAPAGPAALPGVPGSPGSGLEELVLPAAGEEVAEVLQAARALGAERSFGAPAEAAAGPNHAFRFDPPPAAVPGEAAAPAGYFASLRYIGQHARTYLLCEAPGGTLVVIDQHASHERQLFHQLLEAHRARAIPVQPLLIPQIVTLPAPLARALEGAAEEVRALGLDLEPFGGDAFAVKGAPAQLAGADLPSLLRDLAQQLETVGKGTAVDLAFHDLLATMACHSAVRAHEDLTREEARALLDGLDAVSFKARCPHGRPVVFELTPADLERRVGRR
- a CDS encoding lysophospholipid acyltransferase family protein; translation: MAGRPRQKKPARARESAPPSRPALGNDPFQRGAAARPVAPPPAAEPVTIAPPAPAAPAEPATTAPASPAAAPTGSAEGAPAPGAVPAPAPVERAPAPPSAAVAAPPAPPAHAPARPPGPPRPALQPVAPAAAPSSPAAKAEGPGGFPFGELRRVFAQLLPAFRERLAQARHFLEGGAALDPWGMDPELPERAFALLDFLYAAWWRVDARHVERVPSKGGAVIVANHGGALPWDALVLRLALLRDHPAHRELRPLLDEASFRSVVVGKAAARLGAVPASPENAQRLLADGKLVAAFPEGSAGGAKPWSERYRLQTFGRGGFAKVALRAGAPIVPCAVVGSEESTPPFSRAGWLGDLLGLPLLALAPGLPLGPAALLPLPSRWSIRFGDPIPTAGLGADKASDPATVNALAEEARAAVQRMLDEDVAARRSIFL